A genome region from Dolichospermum compactum NIES-806 includes the following:
- a CDS encoding amylo-alpha-1,6-glucosidase: protein MTPDTLMTPETIVLDNRTFTPADQKEISEWPCVVSQRPQPTITVKDDDLFLVTDTMGNISDCYLYGSTPSMGMFCRDTRFLSRLELQIEGRSPILLSSNADKGFALSVLCTNPDLDNLFKADTVGIRRELVLNGALFEEIEVANYNTTSIVFELSLSFEADFVDLFEVRGHHRQKRGRLLHLNELTSDHVVPVSSQSYKEESLTLAYQGLDGSIMESLIQFQHLQPNRFHGYTAVWRIELAAHETKKLGYRLNMFTDNKPSSTISAASTLSQAKAAELMEEQNWLQQITRISSDKSIFNRVISRAEQDIYLLLQSFGKHKTVSAGVPWFSTLFGRDSIITASQTLMLNSKIAKETLLLLAEYQGQTDNIWREEEPGKILHELRLGEMARCQEIPHTPYYGTVDATPLWLMLYAEYYSWTHDQETLEALWPNALAAMGWIDRQIQETGYLSYARKSKGGLINQGWKDSGDCIVNRKGELAIGSISLCEVQAYVYSAKNRLAEIAKIQQRPDLEELWQKEARQLRAKFNQDFWLEDEDFCALALDGEGNPVDSISSNPGHCLNLGIFTSAKAYSVAERLRAADMFNGWGIRTLSSLSPAYNPMGYHTGSVWPHDNSMIAMGLRSLGLIDQSLELFQGLFNMTSQQPYQRPPELFCGYEMNGDNSPVQYPVACTPQAWATGSIFQLLQMMVNLVPDAQNNCLRIIDPALPESINNLSFHNLRIGGTILDLEFERVGNTTACRVAKKRGNLRVVIEA, encoded by the coding sequence ATGACACCGGATACATTGATGACTCCAGAAACAATTGTCCTCGACAACAGAACTTTTACTCCCGCAGACCAAAAAGAGATTTCCGAATGGCCTTGTGTTGTCAGTCAAAGACCACAGCCAACCATTACAGTTAAAGATGATGATTTATTCCTGGTGACAGATACGATGGGGAATATTTCCGATTGTTACCTTTATGGTAGCACTCCTAGTATGGGGATGTTTTGCCGTGATACAAGGTTTTTGAGTCGTTTGGAGTTACAGATTGAAGGGCGATCGCCTATACTATTGAGTAGCAACGCTGACAAAGGATTTGCCCTCTCGGTTTTATGCACCAATCCTGATTTAGACAATCTTTTCAAGGCTGATACTGTGGGTATTCGTCGAGAACTGGTTCTGAATGGGGCATTATTTGAAGAAATAGAAGTTGCTAATTACAACACTACCAGCATTGTTTTTGAATTGAGTCTGAGTTTTGAAGCTGATTTTGTGGATTTATTTGAAGTCAGAGGTCATCACCGCCAAAAACGGGGAAGACTTTTACACTTAAATGAATTAACATCTGATCATGTTGTACCTGTCTCTTCTCAATCGTACAAAGAAGAATCTCTTACCCTAGCGTATCAGGGCTTAGATGGTTCGATTATGGAGTCTCTAATTCAATTTCAGCATTTGCAACCAAATCGGTTTCACGGTTATACGGCAGTTTGGCGGATAGAATTGGCGGCTCATGAAACTAAAAAGTTAGGTTATCGGCTAAATATGTTCACTGATAATAAACCTAGCTCTACTATCAGTGCTGCCTCTACTTTATCACAAGCAAAAGCCGCTGAATTAATGGAGGAGCAAAATTGGTTGCAGCAAATTACCCGGATTAGCTCCGATAAAAGTATTTTTAATCGCGTCATTTCGCGGGCTGAACAAGATATATATTTGTTGCTTCAGTCCTTTGGCAAACATAAAACTGTTTCTGCTGGAGTCCCTTGGTTTTCCACTTTATTTGGTCGAGATTCCATCATTACTGCGTCCCAAACCTTGATGTTGAATTCCAAAATTGCCAAAGAAACCTTGCTACTATTGGCAGAATATCAAGGTCAAACGGATAATATTTGGCGGGAAGAAGAACCGGGTAAGATTTTACATGAACTGCGGTTGGGAGAAATGGCGAGATGTCAAGAAATTCCCCACACACCCTACTATGGTACGGTGGATGCTACGCCGCTGTGGTTAATGTTGTATGCTGAATATTACAGTTGGACTCATGATCAAGAAACCTTAGAAGCACTGTGGCCAAATGCTTTGGCGGCTATGGGTTGGATTGATCGTCAAATCCAAGAAACGGGTTATCTCAGCTATGCTCGCAAATCTAAAGGTGGTTTAATTAACCAAGGTTGGAAAGATTCTGGTGATTGTATTGTCAACCGCAAAGGGGAATTAGCCATTGGTTCTATTTCTCTGTGTGAGGTGCAAGCTTATGTCTATTCGGCGAAAAACCGCCTTGCAGAAATTGCCAAAATTCAACAACGTCCAGATTTAGAAGAACTTTGGCAAAAAGAAGCTAGACAACTTAGGGCTAAGTTTAACCAAGATTTTTGGTTAGAAGATGAAGATTTTTGTGCTTTGGCTTTAGATGGAGAAGGTAACCCAGTAGATAGTATTAGTTCTAATCCTGGTCATTGTTTAAATTTGGGGATATTTACCTCTGCAAAAGCCTATAGTGTGGCGGAAAGACTGCGGGCTGCGGATATGTTCAATGGTTGGGGAATTAGAACTTTAAGTAGTTTGTCCCCTGCTTATAATCCAATGGGTTATCATACTGGTTCAGTTTGGCCTCATGATAATTCTATGATTGCAATGGGATTGCGATCGCTCGGTTTAATTGATCAATCGCTGGAACTATTTCAAGGGTTATTCAACATGACCTCCCAGCAACCCTATCAACGCCCCCCAGAACTATTTTGCGGCTATGAAATGAACGGTGATAATTCTCCCGTCCAGTATCCCGTTGCTTGTACTCCCCAAGCCTGGGCTACAGGTAGCATTTTTCAACTATTGCAAATGATGGTGAATTTAGTCCCAGATGCACAGAATAATTGTTTGCGAATCATTGACCCCGCCTTACCAGAATCAATTAACAATTTATCTTTTCATAACTTGCGTATTGGTGGCACAATTTTAGATTTAGAATTTGAACGAGTTGGTAACACTACCGCTTGTCGAGTTGCCAAAAAACGCGGTAACTTGCGCGTCGTCATTGAAGCGTAA
- a CDS encoding ATP-binding cassette domain-containing protein yields the protein MSTTSEIAVEFQNTSFAINHRPLLSNLNLSIHQGEALILLGRSGSGKTTTLKLINHLLVPTQGQVLVQNRPTTNWDAIKLRRRIGYVIQETGLFPHFTIAENVGLVPSLEKWSPQKIQNRVYEMLNLVGLEPEKFAQRYPHQLSGGQRQRVGVARALAADPPILLMDEPFGALDPITRLELQQQFQYLQQQLGKTVIFVTHDIQEAFFLATRIGLMAEGNLVVLGTRREFLQSQHPEAKAFLACLNVGNNWEQLN from the coding sequence ATGTCAACAACATCAGAAATTGCCGTTGAGTTTCAAAATACCAGTTTTGCCATTAATCACCGTCCTTTGTTATCTAACTTAAATTTGAGCATTCATCAAGGGGAAGCCTTAATTTTATTAGGACGCAGTGGGAGTGGCAAAACTACAACTTTAAAATTAATTAATCATTTACTTGTCCCCACCCAAGGACAAGTTTTAGTCCAAAATCGTCCCACAACTAACTGGGATGCCATTAAACTGAGAAGACGGATAGGTTACGTCATCCAAGAAACAGGTTTATTTCCCCATTTTACCATCGCTGAAAATGTCGGACTTGTACCATCTTTAGAAAAATGGTCACCACAGAAAATTCAAAATAGAGTCTATGAAATGTTAAACTTAGTGGGATTAGAACCAGAAAAATTTGCTCAACGTTATCCCCATCAATTATCAGGAGGTCAACGTCAGCGGGTGGGAGTTGCTAGAGCTTTAGCCGCAGATCCACCTATCCTATTAATGGATGAACCTTTTGGCGCACTTGACCCAATTACCCGTTTAGAGTTACAACAACAATTTCAATATTTACAACAACAATTAGGAAAAACCGTGATATTTGTCACCCATGATATTCAAGAGGCCTTCTTTTTAGCTACAAGAATTGGTTTAATGGCTGAAGGGAATTTAGTTGTATTAGGAACTAGAAGAGAATTTCTCCAATCTCAACATCCAGAAGCAAAAGCATTTCTAGCTTGTTTAAATGTTGGTAATAATTGGGAACAGCTTAATTAA
- a CDS encoding glycine betaine ABC transporter substrate-binding protein codes for MFFFQYGTEIIFHSGEHLILVIISLAIAISIGLPVGIFITRQPKLAAPILGLANAIQTIPSLAIFGFLISVPFLGGIGKTPAIFALTLYALLPIIRNTYIGINSINPAIKEAGIGMGMTDQQLLFQVEIPLALPVILAGVRVATVISVGIATIAAAIGGGGLGVFIFRGISTVNNELILAGAVPAALIALSADLGLGLLEKNLTKQIANKGKFNQQIGIVFGIITLIVAGLIAWNYQQTPGTIIIGSKNFTEQVILGEILAQHIENHTTLKVDRRFNLGGTFIAHEAVKAGKIAGYVEYTGTSFTTILKEKPISDPEIVYQKVKAYYDQKLKLAVMKPLGFENTFAMIIRGEDAEKWQIKSLSEIGKYSSQMKAGFGYEFLERADGYPGLSKTYNLKFANINQMELGLMYQALKEKQVDFIAANSTDGLIPVLNLVILEDDKKYFPPYQAIPIFNQEILQKYPELTNTINQLGGKISTTAIQKMNYQVDNQSQPVEKVVSEWLKSQQL; via the coding sequence ATGTTTTTCTTTCAATATGGTACAGAAATAATTTTCCACAGTGGAGAACATTTAATATTAGTCATTATATCCCTAGCGATCGCCATTTCTATTGGTCTTCCTGTCGGCATTTTTATCACTCGTCAACCAAAACTTGCTGCGCCCATTCTTGGTTTAGCAAACGCCATTCAAACTATCCCTAGTTTAGCTATCTTTGGCTTTTTAATTTCCGTGCCTTTTCTGGGGGGAATTGGCAAAACTCCCGCCATATTTGCCTTAACTCTTTATGCTTTATTACCCATAATTCGGAATACCTATATTGGCATTAATAGCATCAATCCCGCCATTAAAGAAGCGGGGATAGGCATGGGAATGACAGATCAACAATTACTATTCCAAGTAGAAATTCCCCTGGCTTTACCAGTCATTTTAGCAGGGGTCAGAGTAGCCACAGTTATATCCGTAGGAATTGCCACAATTGCTGCTGCTATTGGTGGTGGTGGTTTAGGAGTATTTATTTTTCGCGGTATTTCCACAGTTAATAATGAATTAATTTTAGCCGGAGCAGTTCCCGCTGCTTTAATTGCTTTAAGTGCAGATTTGGGTTTAGGATTATTAGAAAAAAACCTCACGAAACAAATAGCAAATAAAGGTAAATTTAATCAGCAAATAGGTATTGTTTTCGGAATAATTACTTTAATTGTAGCTGGATTAATAGCTTGGAACTATCAACAAACACCAGGAACAATTATTATCGGCTCAAAAAATTTCACAGAACAAGTAATTTTAGGAGAAATATTAGCACAACACATAGAAAATCATACCACATTAAAAGTAGATCGTCGTTTTAATTTAGGCGGAACATTTATTGCTCATGAAGCAGTAAAAGCGGGAAAAATTGCCGGCTATGTAGAATATACAGGAACTTCATTTACGACTATTTTGAAAGAAAAACCAATTAGTGATCCTGAAATTGTTTATCAAAAAGTCAAAGCATACTATGATCAAAAATTGAAATTAGCAGTGATGAAACCTTTAGGGTTTGAGAATACCTTTGCCATGATTATCCGAGGAGAAGATGCCGAAAAATGGCAAATTAAAAGCCTTTCGGAAATTGGTAAATATAGTTCACAAATGAAAGCAGGATTTGGTTATGAGTTTTTAGAAAGAGCAGATGGTTATCCAGGATTATCTAAAACATACAACTTAAAATTTGCCAATATCAACCAAATGGAATTAGGATTAATGTATCAAGCATTAAAAGAAAAACAAGTAGATTTTATTGCTGCAAATTCTACAGATGGTTTAATTCCAGTGTTAAACTTAGTGATTTTGGAAGATGATAAAAAATACTTTCCACCATATCAAGCTATACCTATTTTTAATCAAGAAATTCTCCAAAAATATCCAGAATTAACAAATACCATTAATCAATTAGGAGGTAAAATTTCTACAACTGCAATCCAAAAGATGAATTATCAAGTAGATAATCAATCTCAACCAGTGGAAAAAGTTGTCAGTGAGTGGTTAAAATCTCAACAATTATAA
- a CDS encoding alkaline phosphatase, with the protein MTTGNHVIFMHPDGTSPSHYAVARFVDKGPDGRLNWDKMSNAGVYLGHMEDQLGGTSNAGAVTHATGAKVYAESFGFELGNLPITSMSGTNKTIVEEARDAGKVTALVQSGAIFEPGTAAFVAKTQQITNGDASITVPRAQAAEIAKQVINSGVDFIMGGGELNLLPVGTNGFHGTAAELDALSTSSIVRPTENLIELAKTKGYTVVYTEEQLNALLALPVPPNKVLGVFAPIHTFNDRPEEVLAANNLPLYLATAPTIAEMLDVTQKLMEKHPNFKNGSIAIVEEEGTDNFGNNNNAAGTLEGLRRTDAAIGVAMEFIKKHPNTLMVTAADSDAGGLQVVDPRTGATVGTVNNNPTTTNRIVPLDGQTGANTVPFVAAPDASGDVFKFGIGWAGTPDFSGSIVSKAHGLNADKLPATLDNTKIYELMYETLFNKELVSRNPEPTPAPKATKSTGNVIFIHPDGTSPSHYMATRNVDLGPDGRLNWDKMSNAGVYLGHMENQLTGTSNAGAVTHANGVKVFNESFGLNEDQSIITPASGKVGYTILEEAIAAGKATALIQSGHIGEPGTAAFAAATTNRVGNTIRARDKTAEIAEQVIRSGTQIIMAGGEVYLLPKGTTGFHVTAQIDADFADAEDRPTTNLIDLAKSLGYTVVYTEAQMNTAVASATASTKLLGVFAANHTFDDRREEQLGLNTANPLPLYLNTAPTVAEMLDASLKILNKDPDGFFVVVEEEGSDNFANNNNAVGTIEAVRRADAAIGVAMNYINTQDPNTLVITAADSDAGGLQVFQFEPYNRPAGNSTSSPTLADTEPSAPFIRVNPTTTNTNQAVLDGVNGSTGTVADPWKPFAAKSSIDGPMGNFGVAWVGTPDFPGSIVAKAHGMNADKLPSTLDNTEIYNVMYQTMFGVTPEFAASQQATQVVSGTTGVDILIAGAANTTFDGINDTVFTGAGNDEIEAQTVSSPIAGRNRIDSGSGNDTIFAGNNDVVFGSSGNDYLEARDVSGYRLSGGAGDDTFYLGSNGRALGGDGNDIFKVSLGGGNLISGGAGADEFWIVNAELPKAANTVLDFQKGTDVIGVLGISSSSLTLNVLNGNTEIGLLGQTVAIVNGVTGLDINTNFVFE; encoded by the coding sequence ATGACAACAGGTAATCATGTCATTTTCATGCACCCAGATGGAACTAGTCCGTCTCACTATGCTGTTGCAAGATTTGTAGATAAGGGTCCTGATGGACGTTTGAATTGGGACAAGATGTCCAATGCTGGTGTGTATCTAGGTCATATGGAAGACCAGTTGGGCGGCACATCTAATGCTGGTGCTGTTACCCATGCTACAGGTGCTAAGGTATATGCGGAGTCCTTTGGTTTTGAATTAGGCAACCTCCCCATCACCTCCATGTCTGGGACAAACAAAACTATTGTTGAAGAAGCCAGAGACGCAGGTAAAGTTACCGCCCTAGTTCAATCTGGTGCTATTTTTGAACCTGGTACAGCCGCCTTTGTTGCTAAGACACAGCAAATTACTAACGGTGATGCAAGTATTACCGTACCTCGCGCCCAAGCTGCGGAAATTGCCAAACAGGTAATTAACTCAGGTGTTGACTTTATTATGGGTGGTGGTGAACTAAACCTTCTACCTGTTGGTACAAATGGTTTTCACGGTACTGCGGCTGAACTCGATGCACTGAGTACCAGTTCTATTGTACGCCCCACAGAAAACCTAATTGAATTAGCAAAAACTAAAGGCTATACAGTTGTTTACACTGAAGAACAACTTAATGCTTTACTGGCTCTGCCTGTACCGCCAAATAAAGTGTTAGGTGTATTTGCACCTATCCATACTTTTAATGATCGCCCTGAAGAAGTTTTAGCAGCGAACAATTTACCACTATATCTGGCTACAGCACCCACCATTGCCGAGATGTTGGATGTAACCCAGAAGTTGATGGAAAAACACCCCAACTTCAAGAATGGTTCTATTGCCATTGTGGAAGAGGAAGGTACAGACAACTTCGGGAATAACAACAACGCGGCCGGAACTTTAGAAGGATTGCGCCGCACAGATGCAGCCATTGGTGTAGCAATGGAATTCATTAAGAAGCATCCTAACACCTTGATGGTTACTGCTGCTGATAGCGATGCTGGTGGTTTACAAGTAGTAGATCCCCGCACTGGTGCAACCGTAGGTACTGTTAATAATAACCCCACCACAACGAACCGCATCGTACCCCTAGACGGTCAAACGGGGGCTAACACTGTGCCTTTTGTAGCTGCACCAGATGCTAGTGGTGATGTGTTCAAGTTTGGTATTGGTTGGGCTGGTACACCTGATTTTTCCGGTTCTATTGTTTCTAAAGCTCATGGTCTCAATGCAGATAAATTACCTGCAACCTTGGATAATACCAAGATCTATGAGTTGATGTATGAGACCCTATTCAATAAGGAATTGGTATCTCGGAATCCTGAACCCACACCAGCCCCCAAAGCTACCAAGTCAACTGGGAATGTGATTTTTATCCATCCAGATGGTACAAGTCCTTCTCACTACATGGCAACCCGCAATGTTGATCTTGGTCCTGATGGTAGGCTCAACTGGGACAAGATGTCCAATGCAGGTGTCTATTTAGGACACATGGAAAACCAGTTAACTGGTACTTCCAATGCCGGGGCTGTCACCCATGCTAACGGTGTGAAGGTATTCAACGAGTCCTTTGGCTTGAATGAAGACCAATCTATTATTACTCCTGCTTCTGGTAAAGTTGGCTACACAATTTTAGAAGAAGCGATCGCCGCTGGTAAAGCAACCGCCCTTATTCAATCAGGTCATATTGGTGAACCGGGAACAGCCGCTTTTGCTGCTGCCACCACTAACCGCGTTGGCAACACCATCCGCGCCCGTGATAAAACCGCCGAAATTGCCGAACAGGTAATTCGTTCTGGCACTCAAATCATCATGGCCGGCGGTGAAGTTTACCTCTTACCTAAAGGTACTACTGGTTTTCACGTTACCGCCCAAATTGATGCTGATTTCGCTGATGCCGAAGATCGTCCCACCACTAACCTGATTGATTTAGCAAAATCCTTGGGCTATACTGTGGTCTACACAGAAGCGCAAATGAACACTGCCGTAGCAAGTGCTACTGCTTCCACGAAGTTACTCGGAGTTTTTGCTGCAAACCACACCTTTGACGATCGCAGGGAAGAACAATTAGGATTAAACACTGCTAATCCCTTACCTCTCTACCTAAACACTGCACCGACAGTAGCAGAGATGCTAGATGCGTCTTTAAAAATCCTCAACAAAGACCCTGATGGTTTCTTTGTGGTAGTGGAAGAGGAAGGTAGTGACAACTTTGCTAATAACAACAATGCAGTTGGCACTATAGAAGCTGTACGCCGGGCTGATGCAGCGATCGGTGTAGCCATGAACTACATCAACACCCAAGATCCTAATACTTTGGTGATCACGGCCGCAGATAGCGATGCTGGCGGATTGCAAGTTTTCCAATTTGAGCCTTACAACCGTCCCGCTGGTAACTCTACCTCTAGCCCTACACTAGCGGATACTGAGCCTAGTGCGCCATTTATTCGTGTTAACCCCACTACAACTAATACAAATCAGGCAGTTTTAGATGGTGTTAATGGTAGTACAGGCACAGTTGCAGATCCTTGGAAACCCTTCGCAGCTAAAAGCAGCATTGATGGACCAATGGGTAACTTCGGTGTAGCTTGGGTCGGTACTCCCGATTTCCCTGGTAGCATTGTTGCTAAAGCCCATGGGATGAATGCAGATAAACTACCCAGCACCTTGGACAACACCGAGATTTACAATGTCATGTACCAAACTATGTTTGGTGTGACACCCGAATTTGCGGCATCTCAACAAGCAACTCAGGTAGTATCAGGAACAACTGGTGTTGATATATTAATTGCTGGTGCAGCTAATACTACCTTTGATGGGATTAATGATACTGTGTTCACTGGCGCTGGTAATGATGAAATTGAAGCACAAACAGTATCTTCTCCCATTGCAGGACGTAACCGCATAGACTCTGGTAGCGGTAATGACACAATTTTCGCTGGCAATAATGACGTTGTGTTTGGTAGCTCTGGCAATGATTACCTTGAGGCGAGAGATGTAAGTGGCTATCGCCTCTCAGGTGGTGCGGGTGATGACACTTTCTACCTTGGTTCTAATGGTCGCGCCCTCGGCGGTGATGGCAATGATATCTTCAAAGTTAGTCTTGGTGGTGGTAACTTAATTTCCGGTGGTGCTGGCGCTGACGAATTCTGGATTGTCAATGCTGAACTACCCAAAGCTGCTAATACTGTGCTTGACTTCCAAAAAGGCACTGATGTCATCGGTGTTCTTGGTATTTCCTCTAGCAGTTTGACTCTCAATGTTCTCAATGGTAATACGGAAATCGGTTTACTTGGTCAAACTGTTGCTATTGTTAATGGCGTTACTGGCTTGGATATCAATACCAACTTTGTTTTTGAATAA
- a CDS encoding DUF427 domain-containing protein translates to MIRPNPITPNPGQESVWEYPRPAILQDTDKHLKVICKGIVLAETTRGKRVLETSHPPTYYFPPEDIKLEHLIATSKKNICEWKGAYQYYDIKIGDQLIKYAAWQYFAPTPNFMPMQEYYGFIAALMDACYVNDELVKPQSGDFYGGWITADIVGPFKGEPGTWGW, encoded by the coding sequence ATGATTAGACCCAATCCAATTACACCAAACCCAGGACAAGAATCAGTTTGGGAGTATCCCCGTCCAGCTATTTTACAAGATACCGACAAACATCTGAAAGTAATTTGTAAAGGTATTGTTTTAGCCGAAACAACTAGAGGAAAAAGAGTTTTAGAAACTAGTCATCCTCCCACCTATTACTTCCCTCCAGAAGACATTAAACTAGAACATTTAATCGCTACATCAAAAAAAAATATATGTGAATGGAAAGGCGCATATCAATATTATGATATCAAGATTGGTGATCAACTCATCAAATATGCTGCTTGGCAATATTTTGCACCAACTCCAAATTTTATGCCCATGCAAGAATATTATGGTTTTATTGCGGCTTTAATGGATGCTTGTTACGTAAATGATGAGCTAGTAAAACCCCAATCTGGTGATTTTTATGGCGGCTGGATTACAGCGGATATTGTTGGACCATTTAAAGGTGAACCCGGTACATGGGGATGGTAA
- a CDS encoding radical SAM protein, with amino-acid sequence MKLKNQSIGLVEVPALGLYDEGGHNWTALYRRNTLLSKQVLIADLQAGGFDAQLVNLKAGDCQEPFGEVTWKGMNLTKAYVGQKIDDIDPETYDAWGVTVNYTQERQVTCMAIAHFASKGKPVVVGGSDAIAEPRYYLEAGATAIVIDKSGAANWPIFDYVLGNTPREKLTGVILADGTYHPTRSQAMSPDDWALPSVEVARQCLGQEYSEEPFIENLVPIGSVYPDIGCDRKCDFCQTPTYTSGYRRMSPQTTLNWIARQKEAGAKCTVMGSDQFLGRVLFPGGKEEILEITKGAREMGMPLLWPNGLELRKATLGRGRNYDHTDLTPDEELIEALWGWDGKVGGFLGYIPAERPVFGRESYSKLLPWQQHCEMMQLIVKAGLPVIVYGLIIGFPDDTHDSLLRLEEAVLELHQQLREINPELEFQVASYAISPIPGTPQGENIRKSGLLRFDDPSIIGGFWTPSCDTHHLSYEDISEWQFRLAKIGKAESKLINYHGGLTKMSAGGKSSN; translated from the coding sequence ATGAAACTGAAAAATCAAAGCATCGGATTAGTTGAAGTACCTGCTTTGGGATTGTATGACGAAGGAGGACATAATTGGACAGCATTATATAGACGTAATACCTTATTGAGTAAACAAGTTTTAATCGCAGATTTACAAGCAGGTGGTTTTGATGCTCAACTTGTGAATCTGAAAGCTGGTGATTGTCAAGAACCCTTTGGAGAAGTAACTTGGAAAGGGATGAACTTGACCAAAGCTTATGTAGGTCAGAAAATTGATGATATAGATCCTGAAACTTATGATGCTTGGGGAGTAACAGTTAATTATACCCAAGAGCGTCAAGTAACTTGTATGGCGATCGCACATTTTGCCAGTAAAGGAAAGCCTGTTGTAGTTGGTGGTTCTGATGCGATCGCCGAACCTCGTTACTATCTAGAAGCAGGTGCAACAGCAATAGTAATTGACAAATCAGGTGCAGCAAACTGGCCGATTTTTGACTATGTACTCGGTAACACTCCCAGAGAAAAACTCACAGGAGTAATTTTAGCTGATGGTACTTATCATCCCACCCGTAGCCAAGCCATGAGTCCTGATGATTGGGCTTTACCATCGGTGGAAGTAGCCAGACAATGTTTAGGACAAGAATACTCAGAAGAGCCTTTTATCGAGAATCTCGTACCCATAGGTTCGGTGTATCCTGACATTGGGTGCGATCGCAAATGTGACTTTTGCCAAACCCCAACTTACACATCAGGCTATCGGCGGATGTCACCTCAAACCACCCTCAATTGGATTGCTCGTCAAAAAGAAGCCGGAGCAAAATGTACAGTCATGGGTTCAGACCAATTTCTCGGTCGCGTCCTATTTCCAGGCGGAAAAGAAGAGATTCTAGAAATCACCAAAGGTGCAAGAGAAATGGGAATGCCACTACTGTGGCCTAATGGTTTAGAACTCAGAAAAGCCACATTAGGAAGAGGACGCAACTATGACCACACAGACCTCACACCAGACGAAGAACTGATCGAAGCACTTTGGGGATGGGATGGCAAAGTAGGCGGTTTTCTAGGATATATTCCCGCAGAACGTCCAGTTTTTGGCAGAGAGTCCTACAGCAAACTTCTTCCCTGGCAACAACATTGTGAAATGATGCAACTGATTGTCAAAGCAGGTCTTCCCGTCATCGTTTATGGTCTAATTATCGGCTTTCCTGATGACACCCACGATAGTTTACTCCGTCTAGAAGAAGCAGTATTAGAACTCCATCAACAACTCAGAGAAATTAACCCAGAATTAGAATTTCAAGTTGCTTCCTATGCAATCTCTCCCATACCCGGAACACCCCAAGGAGAAAACATCCGTAAATCAGGACTACTACGTTTTGATGATCCATCTATAATTGGTGGTTTCTGGACTCCAAGTTGTGACACACACCATCTCAGCTATGAAGATATTTCTGAATGGCAATTTCGATTAGCTAAAATTGGTAAAGCCGAATCTAAATTGATCAACTATCATGGAGGACTCACAAAAATGTCTGCTGGTGGTAAATCAAGTAATTAG
- the egtD gene encoding L-histidine N(alpha)-methyltransferase — protein MIAQPLTVLDHHYQELRIDGKDVIKGLTEKPKNLPPKYFYDDPGSQLFEQICELPEYYPTRTEAWILQQYADEIAEITNCCELIELGSGSSTKTQALLTAYQKISGNCRYLPIDMSGGILKTSVLQLQEKYPDIAIHGLLGTYEQALVHLETNYLQSRMLFFLGSSLGNFNPEQCDIFLNQISRTLQTGDFFLLGIDLQKPKDILEAAYNDSQEVTAAFNLNIFSHLNWRFQGNFDINFFKHQAIYNEVDNQIEMYLHCQESHWVNLEVLDLKVFFEEGESILTEISRKFDLRTMETQLQTKGLKTVKTWTDEKGWFGLILCQVK, from the coding sequence ATGATTGCACAGCCTTTAACAGTTTTAGATCATCATTATCAAGAGTTACGTATTGATGGTAAAGATGTCATTAAGGGGTTAACTGAAAAACCGAAAAATTTACCTCCCAAATATTTTTATGATGATCCTGGTTCTCAATTATTTGAACAAATTTGTGAGTTACCAGAATATTATCCGACTCGGACAGAAGCCTGGATTTTACAACAATACGCTGATGAAATTGCCGAAATTACTAATTGTTGTGAGTTGATAGAGTTAGGAAGTGGGAGTTCTACTAAAACTCAAGCTTTATTAACTGCTTATCAGAAAATTTCTGGTAATTGTAGATATCTGCCTATTGATATGAGTGGAGGTATTCTCAAAACTAGTGTTTTACAGTTGCAAGAAAAGTATCCTGATATTGCTATTCATGGATTATTAGGAACTTATGAACAAGCTTTAGTGCATTTAGAAACCAATTATTTACAATCACGGATGTTATTTTTTCTGGGAAGTTCTTTAGGCAATTTTAACCCAGAGCAATGTGATATATTCTTAAATCAAATTTCTCGCACTTTACAAACTGGGGATTTCTTTTTACTAGGAATTGATTTACAAAAGCCCAAAGACATTTTAGAAGCTGCTTATAATGATAGTCAAGAAGTGACTGCTGCTTTTAATTTGAATATATTTTCTCATTTAAATTGGCGGTTTCAAGGTAATTTTGATATCAATTTTTTTAAACATCAGGCAATTTATAATGAGGTTGATAATCAAATTGAAATGTATTTACATTGCCAAGAAAGTCATTGGGTTAATTTGGAAGTATTGGATCTAAAGGTGTTTTTTGAAGAGGGAGAAAGTATATTAACAGAAATTTCTCGGAAGTTTGATTTACGAACCATGGAAACACAATTACAAACTAAGGGATTGAAAACTGTCAAAACCTGGACAGATGAAAAAGGATGGTTTGGTTTGATTCTTTGTCAAGTTAAATGA